Proteins from a single region of Chitinophagales bacterium:
- a CDS encoding electron transfer flavoprotein subunit beta/FixA family protein — MKILVPISKVPDTTAKIAFTDNNTKFDTNNVQFILNPTDEWYALVRAVELVEKNGGSVTVINVGGADNDQYIRKALAIGANDAVRVNAEPSDAYFVASQIATYAKDKGFDLIITGKETIDYNGAEVGGMIAEFLDLGYVGLVNTLEVEGTTATLTREIEGGVEKVQANLPLVVGAEKGLAEQRIPNMRGIMQARTKPLSVVEPNGDGALVEIKKYDLPPAKSGVKLVDADNVAELVRLLHEEAKVI, encoded by the coding sequence ATGAAGATATTAGTTCCTATAAGTAAAGTGCCTGATACTACGGCAAAAATTGCCTTTACTGACAACAATACAAAATTTGATACCAATAATGTTCAATTTATTTTAAACCCTACCGATGAGTGGTATGCTTTAGTTAGAGCCGTTGAATTAGTTGAAAAAAATGGTGGCAGTGTTACCGTAATTAATGTAGGCGGTGCAGATAATGACCAATATATACGCAAAGCATTAGCCATAGGAGCAAATGATGCCGTTAGAGTTAATGCAGAGCCTTCAGATGCTTATTTTGTAGCTTCGCAAATAGCTACTTATGCTAAAGACAAAGGTTTTGACTTAATAATAACCGGAAAAGAAACTATAGACTACAACGGTGCTGAAGTGGGTGGCATGATAGCTGAATTTTTAGATTTAGGTTATGTTGGTTTAGTTAATACTTTAGAAGTAGAGGGTACTACAGCCACTTTAACAAGGGAAATAGAAGGCGGTGTAGAAAAAGTACAAGCTAATTTACCATTAGTAGTAGGTGCAGAAAAAGGTTTAGCAGAGCAACGTATTCCTAACATGAGAGGAATAATGCAAGCCCGTACTAAGCCATTAAGCGTAGTAGAACCAAATGGTGATGGTGCATTAGTAGAAATAAAAAAATACGATTTACCACCGGCTAAAAGTGGTGTTAAGTTAGTAGATGCAGACAATGTAGCCGAATTAGTAAGATTACTTCACGAAGAAGCAAAAGTTATATAA
- a CDS encoding electron transfer flavoprotein subunit alpha/FixB family protein, producing MSVLIYIDQSNGEAKKASLEAAYYGSQVAAKEGGDAIGLFLGEGSGLESLGNYGLKKVLQVNNAAFNNFDSKAFTKVIAEAAESIGAKTVVIPFNQNGKSLAPRVSVKLKAGYVPGASTLVDNGTVTKSVFSGKAYATYGFNTDKKVIGLSANSIQVQKSDTTASVEAFNTSVSAGDFASKVLSVETVEGEVPLTEAEIVVSAGRGLKGPENWGMIEDLAHALGAATACSRPVSDIGWRPHHEHVGQTGATVKPNLYIAIGISGAIQHLAGVNQSKVMVVINNDPEAPFFKAADYGIVGDAFEVVPKLVEAVKQFKAQQS from the coding sequence ATGTCAGTTTTAATATATATAGATCAATCAAACGGAGAAGCAAAAAAAGCAAGTTTAGAAGCAGCATACTATGGTAGCCAAGTAGCCGCTAAAGAAGGTGGCGATGCCATAGGACTATTTTTAGGCGAAGGAAGCGGATTAGAAAGTTTAGGTAATTATGGCTTAAAAAAAGTGCTTCAAGTTAATAATGCAGCATTCAATAATTTTGATTCAAAAGCATTTACAAAAGTAATAGCCGAAGCAGCGGAAAGCATAGGTGCTAAAACGGTAGTTATTCCTTTTAATCAAAATGGAAAAAGCTTAGCACCAAGAGTATCCGTAAAATTAAAAGCAGGATATGTGCCGGGTGCATCTACTTTAGTAGATAATGGTACGGTAACAAAAAGTGTATTTTCCGGTAAAGCTTATGCCACTTATGGTTTTAATACCGATAAAAAAGTAATAGGTTTATCGGCAAACTCTATTCAAGTTCAAAAATCTGATACTACAGCAAGTGTAGAAGCATTTAACACAAGTGTAAGTGCCGGAGATTTTGCTTCAAAAGTGCTTAGCGTAGAAACGGTAGAAGGAGAAGTGCCTTTAACAGAAGCAGAAATAGTAGTAAGTGCAGGTAGAGGATTAAAAGGACCGGAAAACTGGGGAATGATAGAAGATTTAGCTCATGCATTGGGTGCCGCTACAGCTTGTTCTCGTCCGGTATCGGATATAGGATGGCGTCCTCACCACGAGCACGTGGGTCAAACAGGGGCAACTGTTAAACCAAATTTATACATTGCCATAGGAATTTCTGGAGCTATACAGCACTTAGCTGGGGTAAACCAAAGTAAAGTGATGGTAGTAATAAATAACGACCCTGAAGCTCCGTTCTTTAAAGCAGCAGACTACGGAATAGTAGGAGATGCTTTTGAAGTAGTGCCTAAATTAGTAGAAGCTGTAAAACAATTTAAAGCACAGCAAAGCTAA